The following coding sequences are from one Deinococcus apachensis DSM 19763 window:
- the rpsG gene encoding 30S ribosomal protein S7, translating into MARRRRAEVRPIQPDLVYQDVLVSAMINRIMIDGKKNLASRIFYGACRLVQERTGQEPLKVFRQAFDNVKPRVEVRSRRVGGSTYQVPVEVSARRQQSLTLRWMMSAVEGRPERTAIERLAGEIMDAAQGRGGAIKKKDDVERMAEANRAYAHYRW; encoded by the coding sequence ATGGCACGTCGCCGCAGAGCAGAAGTGCGCCCCATCCAGCCCGACCTCGTGTATCAGGACGTGCTGGTGAGCGCGATGATCAACCGCATCATGATCGACGGCAAGAAGAACCTTGCCAGCCGCATCTTCTACGGGGCCTGCCGCCTCGTGCAGGAGCGCACCGGCCAGGAGCCTCTCAAGGTCTTCCGCCAGGCCTTCGACAACGTCAAGCCCCGCGTCGAGGTCCGCAGCCGCCGCGTGGGTGGCAGCACCTACCAGGTGCCCGTCGAGGTGAGTGCCCGCCGTCAGCAGAGCCTCACGCTGCGCTGGATGATGAGCGCCGTCGAGGGCCGCCCCGAGCGCACCGCCATCGAGAGACTGGCGGGCGAGATCATGGACGCCGCGCAGGGCCGTGGCGGCGCGATCAAGAAGAAAGACGACGTGGAGCGCATGGCGGAAGCCAACCGCGCCTACGCCCACTACCGCTGGTAA
- the rpsL gene encoding 30S ribosomal protein S12: protein MPTTQQLLRKGRATLQKKSKVPALKGSPFRRGVCTVVKTTTPKKPNSALRKIARVRLSSGFEVTAYIPGEGHNLQEHSVVLIRGGRVKDLPGVRYHIVRGSLDTQGVKDRNKSRSKYGTKKPKAGAAAAGAKKK, encoded by the coding sequence CTGCCTACCACCCAGCAATTGCTCCGTAAGGGGCGCGCCACCCTCCAGAAGAAGAGCAAGGTTCCCGCGCTCAAGGGGAGCCCCTTCCGCCGCGGCGTCTGCACGGTCGTCAAGACCACGACGCCCAAGAAGCCCAACTCGGCGCTCCGCAAGATCGCCCGCGTGCGTCTCTCCAGCGGCTTCGAAGTGACCGCCTACATCCCCGGCGAGGGCCACAACCTCCAGGAACACAGCGTCGTGCTGATCCGCGGCGGCCGTGTGAAGGACCTCCCCGGCGTGCGCTACCACATCGTGCGCGGCAGCCTCGACACCCAGGGCGTCAAGGACCGCAACAAGAGCCGCTCCAAGTACGGCACCAAGAAGCCCAAGGCTGGCGCGGCCGCCGCGGGCGCCAAGAAGAAGTAA
- the pgm gene encoding phosphoglucomutase (alpha-D-glucose-1,6-bisphosphate-dependent), with product MTLSDLAGKIAPQSLLTNIPRLVAHYYETRPDPGNAAQRVAFGTSGHRGTSLNGTFNEAHILAVSQAVAEHRAAAGITGPLYMGLDTHALSEPAWMSALEVLVANGVRVCAQPGFFTPTPLVSHAILNHNRAGQGGTADGIVITPSHNPPQDGGFKYNPPSGGPADTDVTKAVQNRANAILEGGLSEVKRVSLNDAMATLDPFDFIAPYVSELGEVVDLDVIRQSGVRLGVDPLGGSSLPVWEAIQAEYDLNLTIVNSVIDPRFAFMTVDRDGKIRMDCSSPWAMASLLALKDDYDVAVGNDPDADRHGIVTADGLMNPNHYLAVMIDYLFQNRPGWNADAGVGKTLVSSALIDRVAAGIGRRLVEVPVGFKYFVEGLLTGSLGFGGEESAGASFLRMNGVAWSTDKDGIIPGLLAAEITARTGQTPSQRFAALTEQYGATAYDRQDAPANAEQKKVLANLSPEQVTASTLAGDPITAKLTRAPGNGEPIGGLKVTTDFAWFAARPSGTEDVYKIYAESFKGADHLRQVMEEAREVVAAAFKAGGAA from the coding sequence ATGACCCTCAGCGACCTCGCAGGCAAGATCGCCCCGCAGAGCCTCCTGACGAACATCCCCCGCCTGGTCGCCCACTACTACGAGACGCGGCCCGATCCCGGGAACGCGGCGCAGCGAGTGGCCTTCGGCACGAGCGGGCACCGGGGCACCAGCCTCAATGGCACCTTCAACGAGGCGCATATCCTTGCCGTCTCGCAGGCGGTTGCCGAGCACCGGGCAGCGGCGGGGATCACCGGGCCGCTGTACATGGGGCTGGACACCCATGCGCTGAGCGAGCCCGCGTGGATGTCGGCGCTAGAGGTCCTCGTGGCGAACGGGGTGCGGGTGTGCGCCCAGCCGGGCTTCTTCACGCCCACGCCCCTGGTCAGCCACGCGATCCTCAACCACAATCGGGCGGGGCAGGGCGGCACGGCGGACGGCATCGTGATTACCCCTAGCCACAATCCCCCGCAGGACGGCGGCTTCAAGTACAACCCACCCAGCGGCGGCCCCGCCGACACCGATGTGACGAAGGCCGTGCAGAACCGGGCAAACGCGATTCTGGAGGGTGGGCTAAGCGAGGTGAAGCGCGTCAGCCTGAACGACGCGATGGCGACGCTCGACCCCTTCGACTTCATCGCGCCCTACGTGTCCGAACTGGGGGAGGTCGTGGACCTGGACGTGATCCGGCAGAGTGGGGTGCGCCTGGGCGTCGATCCGCTGGGTGGCAGCAGCCTGCCCGTGTGGGAGGCCATTCAGGCGGAGTACGACCTCAACTTGACCATCGTGAACTCCGTCATCGACCCCCGCTTCGCCTTCATGACGGTGGACCGAGACGGCAAGATCCGCATGGACTGCTCCAGCCCCTGGGCAATGGCGAGCCTCCTGGCCCTCAAGGACGATTACGACGTGGCCGTGGGCAACGACCCCGACGCCGACCGCCACGGCATCGTGACCGCCGACGGCCTGATGAACCCCAACCATTACCTCGCCGTCATGATTGACTACCTCTTCCAGAACCGCCCCGGCTGGAACGCGGACGCGGGGGTGGGCAAGACGCTCGTGAGCAGCGCCCTGATCGACCGGGTGGCAGCGGGCATCGGGCGGAGGCTGGTGGAGGTGCCCGTGGGCTTCAAGTATTTCGTGGAGGGCCTGCTCACCGGCTCCCTGGGCTTCGGCGGCGAGGAGTCGGCGGGCGCGAGCTTCCTGAGGATGAATGGGGTTGCGTGGAGCACCGACAAGGACGGAATCATCCCCGGTTTGCTCGCAGCGGAGATCACGGCCAGGACGGGGCAGACGCCCAGCCAACGTTTCGCTGCCCTCACCGAGCAGTACGGCGCGACCGCCTATGACCGCCAGGACGCCCCCGCCAACGCCGAGCAGAAGAAGGTGCTCGCCAACCTCAGCCCCGAGCAGGTCACCGCCTCGACGCTGGCGGGCGATCCCATCACCGCCAAGCTGACCCGCGCGCCCGGCAATGGCGAGCCCATCGGCGGGTTGAAGGTCACCACGGACTTCGCCTGGTTCGCCGCCCGGCCCAGCGGCACCGAGGACGTGTACAAGATCTACGCGGAGAGCTTCAAGGGAGCGGATCATCTGCGGCAGGTCATGGAAGAGGCCCGTGAGGTCGTCGCGGCAGCCTTCAAGGCGGGAGGGGCGGCATGA
- a CDS encoding ParB N-terminal domain-containing protein — protein MEYRVSAEEWMAHGAELASHLRAGGRFAPLIVRRGEGRLVVSDGNHRLAALHTLGLPAAWVLIWSDLPSP, from the coding sequence ATGGAGTACCGGGTGTCGGCCGAAGAGTGGATGGCGCATGGGGCGGAACTCGCCTCTCACCTTAGGGCCGGAGGGCGCTTCGCCCCGCTCATCGTTCGGCGGGGTGAGGGAAGGCTGGTCGTGAGTGACGGCAACCACCGACTCGCGGCTCTGCACACCCTCGGCCTGCCCGCCGCCTGGGTCCTGATCTGGTCCGACCTGCCTTCCCCTTGA